The following proteins come from a genomic window of Pararhodobacter sp.:
- a CDS encoding CvpA family protein, giving the protein MDSFTLIDGAVALVIIVSAILAYSRGLIRELLAIAGWVVAAIVAFTLAPTVEPWVREIPYLGDILGDSCELTIIASFAAVFAVTLMIVALFTPLFSSLIRNSALGGIDQGLGFFFGVVRGILLIAVALLVFQRAVPVGNVPMVDNSRSVALFARVQTALVDNLPADAPNWIIEQYNGLTASCRPAQ; this is encoded by the coding sequence ATGGATTCCTTTACTCTGATTGATGGTGCCGTCGCCCTGGTGATCATCGTGTCCGCCATTCTGGCGTATTCGCGCGGCTTGATCCGCGAGTTGCTGGCGATCGCGGGCTGGGTTGTCGCGGCGATTGTTGCCTTCACCCTGGCCCCGACGGTGGAGCCCTGGGTGCGCGAGATCCCCTATCTGGGCGATATTCTGGGCGACAGTTGTGAATTGACCATCATCGCGTCTTTCGCTGCCGTGTTTGCCGTGACCTTGATGATCGTCGCGCTGTTCACGCCCCTCTTTTCCAGCCTGATCCGCAATTCGGCGCTGGGCGGCATTGATCAGGGGCTTGGCTTCTTCTTTGGTGTCGTGCGGGGCATCTTGTTGATTGCGGTTGCGCTGCTGGTGTTCCAGCGCGCGGTGCCGGTGGGCAATGTGCCGATGGTCGACAACAGCCGCTCGGTGGCGCTGTTTGCGCGGGTGCAGACCGCGTTGGTCGACAATCTGCCCGCCGATGCGCCGAACTGGATCATCGAGCAATACAACGGCCTGACCGCAAGCTGCCGTCCCGCCCAATAA
- the ppk2 gene encoding polyphosphate kinase 2, whose product MDLPFDGAISHYFKHDAPKAIREAVEDGAKRDILDDSYPYDRWIKKSDYENRMKDLQVELVKLQRWIEATGQRVVVVFEGRDTAGKSGAIKRVSENMNPRGARIVALPKPTDREQSQWYFQRYIAHLPAAGEIALMDRSWYNRAVVEHVFGFCTPEQRAHFFDQLEGYEKALIDDGIRVIKLWFNVGRAEQLRRMLARESHPLKQWKLSSIDVKGLAKWDAYTQAIGETFARSDFDFAPWTVIRGDDKYRARIGAVQRILSAFDYDRKDAKTVGEVDPKITGGVALWPRG is encoded by the coding sequence ATGGATTTACCCTTCGACGGCGCCATTTCGCACTATTTCAAGCATGACGCGCCCAAGGCCATTCGCGAGGCCGTCGAGGACGGTGCCAAGCGCGACATTCTGGACGACAGCTATCCCTATGACCGCTGGATCAAGAAGTCCGATTATGAGAACCGGATGAAGGATCTTCAGGTCGAATTGGTGAAGCTGCAACGCTGGATCGAAGCCACCGGGCAGCGGGTTGTGGTGGTGTTCGAGGGGCGCGATACGGCGGGAAAATCCGGGGCGATCAAACGTGTGTCCGAAAACATGAACCCGCGCGGCGCGCGCATCGTGGCGTTGCCCAAACCGACCGACCGCGAGCAGAGCCAATGGTATTTCCAGCGCTATATCGCCCATCTGCCCGCCGCTGGCGAGATCGCGCTGATGGATCGTAGTTGGTACAACCGCGCCGTGGTCGAACATGTCTTTGGCTTTTGCACCCCAGAGCAGCGCGCCCATTTCTTTGACCAACTCGAGGGCTATGAAAAGGCCCTGATCGACGATGGCATCCGGGTGATCAAACTCTGGTTCAACGTCGGCCGCGCCGAGCAATTGCGCCGCATGTTGGCGCGCGAGAGCCATCCGTTGAAACAGTGGAAACTGTCCTCCATCGACGTCAAGGGCCTGGCGAAATGGGATGCCTATACGCAGGCGATCGGCGAGACCTTCGCGCGGTCGGACTTTGATTTTGCGCCCTGGACGGTGATCCGGGGGGATGACAAATACCGCGCGCGGATCGGGGCCGTGCAGCGGATCCTGTCCGCGTTCGACTATGACCGCAAAGACGCCAAAACCGTCGGCGAGGTTGATCCGAAGATCACCGGCGGTGTGGCGCTTTGGCCGCGAGGATAA
- a CDS encoding TfoX/Sxy family DNA transformation protein produces the protein MNTPISTIRNLGPLAQEAFARAGITCAEDLRELGADAAYQALLRSGQRPHFIGYYVLVMALQGRPWNDCKGREKEDLRARFDALKAAHSASGGIAGIEAILDEIGILVPARSRRTKRRSE, from the coding sequence ATGAACACGCCAATTTCCACCATCCGAAATCTGGGTCCGCTGGCGCAAGAGGCGTTTGCGCGGGCTGGCATAACCTGTGCCGAAGACTTGCGCGAACTGGGGGCCGATGCGGCCTATCAGGCGTTGCTGCGGTCTGGGCAGCGCCCGCATTTCATCGGCTACTATGTTCTGGTCATGGCCTTGCAAGGGCGCCCGTGGAATGATTGCAAAGGGCGCGAAAAAGAAGATCTGCGCGCCCGCTTCGATGCGCTGAAAGCCGCGCATTCTGCGTCAGGGGGGATTGCGGGGATCGAGGCGATCCTGGATGAAATCGGCATTCTTGTTCCCGCCAGATCCCGGCGGACAAAACGGCGGAGTGAATGA
- a CDS encoding transglycosylase SLT domain-containing protein, translating to MRVSVWVAVVGLGFLTACGGGRASDPEPVTRGLYPGETAEMRRLIQRAASDLEIPEALLHRVIQRESDYRADARNGPYWGLMQILPQTARTMGFDGRNEELLRPEVNLRYAGRYLRGAWLVSDGDMDAAVTRYARGYYYEARDRCLLVETGLLNREVNRRCR from the coding sequence ATGCGGGTATCGGTCTGGGTGGCGGTTGTCGGGCTGGGGTTTCTGACCGCTTGCGGGGGTGGGCGAGCATCGGACCCGGAGCCTGTGACGCGGGGGTTATATCCCGGTGAAACGGCGGAAATGCGCCGCCTGATTCAACGTGCCGCGTCGGATCTGGAGATCCCCGAGGCGCTGTTGCACCGGGTCATTCAGCGCGAAAGCGACTATCGGGCCGATGCGCGAAACGGGCCGTATTGGGGGCTGATGCAGATCCTGCCGCAAACCGCGCGCACCATGGGGTTTGACGGGCGCAATGAGGAGTTGCTGCGGCCCGAGGTCAACCTGCGCTATGCGGGACGCTACCTGCGCGGTGCGTGGTTGGTCTCGGATGGGGACATGGATGCGGCGGTGACCCGTTACGCGCGCGGCTATTACTACGAGGCGCGGGATCGGTGCCTGTTGGTGGAAACCGGCTTGTTGAACCGGGAGGTCAATCGGCGCTGCCGTTAA
- the ndk gene encoding nucleoside-diphosphate kinase has product MTIQRTFSIIKPDATKRNLTGAINAKIEAAGLRIIAQKRIHMTPAQAGVFYAVHAARPFYGELCEFMASEPVVVQVLEGENAIATYRGVMGATNPAEAAEGTIRKDFALSVGENSVHGSDAPETAAEEIAYFFSGLELVG; this is encoded by the coding sequence ATGACAATTCAACGCACCTTCAGCATCATCAAACCCGACGCAACCAAGCGCAATCTGACCGGCGCGATCAACGCCAAGATCGAGGCCGCCGGCCTGCGCATCATTGCCCAAAAGCGCATTCACATGACCCCGGCCCAGGCTGGCGTGTTCTATGCCGTCCACGCCGCGCGCCCTTTCTATGGCGAATTGTGCGAATTCATGGCCTCGGAACCGGTCGTCGTGCAGGTGCTTGAAGGTGAGAACGCCATCGCAACCTACCGCGGCGTCATGGGCGCCACCAACCCGGCCGAGGCCGCCGAAGGCACGATCCGCAAGGACTTCGCCCTCTCGGTTGGCGAAAACTCGGTCCACGGCTCGGACGCGCCGGAAACCGCCGCCGAAGAAATCGCGTATTTCTTCTCGGGCCTCGAACTGGTCGGCTGA
- a CDS encoding ABC-F family ATP-binding cassette domain-containing protein codes for MLSITDLSYSVDGRPLITGASARIPSGHKVGLVGRNGSGKTTLFRLIRGELVSEGGTISLPSRARIGGVAQEVPSSSTSLLDTVLEADTERAALLAESQTATDAHRIADIQARLNDIDAWSAEARASAILKGLGFTHDEMLMPCSDFSGGWRMRVALAGVLFAQPDLLLLDEPTNYLDLEGALWLEAYLAKYPHTVIVISHDRGLLNRAVGAILHLDEKKLTLYQGGYDTFARTRAEQRAVLVAESKKQDLRRAHLQSFVDRFKAKASKARQAQSRVKMLEKMQPITPPAEAAKHVFTFPTPEELSPPIIAMEGVSVGYGDTVVLRRLSLRIDQDDRIALLGRNGEGKSTLSKLLADKLPPMGGEMTRSNKLRVGYFAQHQVDELYLDETPVQHIRRLKPTEGEPRLRARLAGFGLMADQAETVVGRLSGGQKARLSLLLATIEAPHLLILDEPTNHLDIESREALVEALTAYTGAVVLVSHDMHLLSLVADRLWLVKDGGVEPYLDDLDSYRKLLLSDNPEKAEKAREKKQQPEKVKATREQLMALRAEVRKCEQRVEKLEEMREKLSRKLADQALYDDSRRGELDTWNRKYAEVMEAVDRAEAMWMKSIEVLEKASK; via the coding sequence ATGCTCAGTATTACAGATCTCTCCTATTCCGTCGATGGCCGCCCCCTGATCACAGGGGCGTCGGCCCGGATTCCGTCTGGCCACAAGGTTGGCCTCGTTGGGCGCAACGGATCGGGGAAAACCACCCTGTTCCGCCTGATCCGCGGTGAATTGGTGTCCGAAGGCGGCACCATCAGCCTGCCGTCACGCGCCCGTATCGGCGGTGTCGCGCAGGAGGTGCCATCCTCCTCGACCAGCCTGCTGGATACGGTCCTTGAGGCCGATACCGAGCGCGCCGCGCTGCTCGCCGAATCGCAGACCGCCACCGATGCCCACCGCATTGCCGATATTCAGGCGCGGCTGAACGACATCGACGCCTGGTCCGCCGAGGCGCGCGCCAGTGCGATCCTCAAGGGGCTGGGCTTTACGCATGACGAAATGCTCATGCCGTGCTCGGATTTTTCGGGCGGCTGGCGGATGCGTGTCGCGCTGGCCGGGGTGCTGTTCGCGCAGCCCGACCTGTTGCTGCTCGACGAGCCGACCAACTACCTCGACCTTGAGGGCGCGCTGTGGCTTGAGGCCTATCTGGCGAAATATCCGCATACCGTCATCGTCATCAGTCACGATCGCGGGCTGTTGAACCGGGCGGTGGGGGCGATCCTGCACCTCGATGAGAAGAAACTGACCCTGTATCAGGGCGGTTATGACACGTTCGCCCGCACCCGCGCCGAGCAGCGCGCGGTTCTGGTGGCGGAATCGAAAAAGCAGGACCTGCGGCGCGCGCATTTGCAGTCCTTTGTGGACCGCTTCAAGGCCAAGGCCTCGAAGGCGCGTCAGGCGCAGAGCCGCGTGAAGATGCTGGAAAAGATGCAGCCGATCACGCCGCCGGCCGAGGCCGCCAAGCATGTGTTCACCTTCCCGACGCCCGAGGAACTGTCGCCGCCGATCATCGCCATGGAGGGGGTTTCGGTGGGCTATGGTGACACGGTGGTTCTGCGGCGTCTGAGCCTGCGCATCGACCAGGACGACCGCATCGCCCTGCTGGGTCGCAACGGCGAGGGGAAATCGACGCTGTCCAAACTGTTGGCCGACAAATTGCCGCCGATGGGCGGCGAGATGACCCGCTCGAACAAGCTGCGCGTCGGCTATTTTGCCCAGCATCAGGTTGATGAATTGTATCTTGATGAGACCCCGGTGCAGCATATCCGCCGCCTGAAACCGACCGAGGGCGAGCCGCGTTTGCGCGCCCGGCTGGCCGGGTTCGGCCTGATGGCCGATCAGGCGGAAACCGTGGTCGGGCGCTTGTCGGGTGGGCAAAAGGCGCGTCTGTCGCTGTTGCTGGCGACCATCGAGGCACCGCATTTGCTGATCCTCGACGAGCCGACCAACCACCTCGACATTGAATCCCGCGAGGCCCTGGTCGAGGCGCTGACCGCCTACACCGGCGCCGTGGTTCTGGTCAGCCACGACATGCATCTGTTGTCGCTGGTCGCTGACCGGTTGTGGTTGGTCAAGGATGGCGGCGTCGAGCCGTATCTGGACGACCTCGACAGTTATCGCAAATTGCTGTTGTCGGACAATCCCGAGAAGGCCGAGAAAGCCCGCGAGAAAAAGCAGCAGCCCGAAAAGGTCAAAGCAACGCGCGAGCAGTTGATGGCGCTGCGCGCCGAGGTTCGCAAATGCGAGCAGCGGGTCGAGAAGCTGGAAGAGATGCGCGAGAAACTGTCGCGCAAACTGGCCGACCAGGCCCTCTATGACGACAGCCGCCGGGGTGAGTTGGACACCTGGAACCGCAAATACGCCGAGGTGATGGAGGCTGTGGATCGCGCCGAGGCCATGTGGATGAAGTCCATAGAAGTCCTTGAGAAGGCAAGCAAATAG